The following are from one region of the Advenella mimigardefordensis DPN7 genome:
- a CDS encoding ATP-binding cassette domain-containing protein: MNPEVIDHLPGTVPTGAGSPDIDQHFIRLQNINKVFGERHSKAMKLLQQGAENEQIAAETGCHVALRNINLDIPSNGIYCIMGLSGSGKSTLLRHINRLIDPDTGTVHIQDVDVTALSIPELQKFRQKRIAMVFQHFGLLPHFTVQQNAEFALRVRGVPKRERAEQARYWLNEMELSGYETHYYDELSGGMRQRVGLARALAAGTDILLMDEPFSALDPLIRRKLQTLLLDLQDRLNKTIVFITHDVEEARILGGTVALLNQGRLIQHGSLAQMASNPADEYVASFLTSSTDVS, translated from the coding sequence ATGAATCCAGAAGTCATAGATCATCTCCCGGGCACGGTGCCAACCGGCGCAGGCAGCCCGGACATAGACCAGCATTTCATCCGTCTGCAGAATATCAATAAAGTGTTCGGCGAACGCCATAGCAAGGCCATGAAACTGCTGCAACAGGGCGCGGAGAATGAACAAATCGCGGCTGAAACCGGCTGCCATGTGGCGTTAAGAAATATCAATCTGGATATTCCTTCCAATGGTATTTATTGCATCATGGGGCTGTCTGGCTCCGGTAAATCCACGCTGCTGCGCCATATCAATCGCCTGATTGATCCGGACACCGGCACGGTTCACATTCAGGATGTAGACGTGACCGCCCTGTCCATTCCGGAACTGCAGAAATTTCGCCAGAAGCGCATTGCCATGGTCTTTCAGCACTTTGGCCTGCTGCCGCATTTCACCGTCCAGCAGAATGCCGAATTTGCCCTGCGCGTGCGTGGCGTTCCCAAACGCGAGCGTGCCGAGCAGGCGCGTTACTGGCTTAACGAAATGGAACTGTCCGGCTACGAGACGCACTATTATGACGAGCTCTCCGGCGGCATGCGCCAGCGCGTCGGTCTGGCGCGCGCGCTGGCGGCCGGCACTGACATTCTTCTGATGGACGAACCCTTTTCCGCACTTGACCCACTGATCAGACGCAAATTACAGACACTGTTACTGGATTTGCAGGACCGTCTGAATAAGACCATTGTGTTTATTACCCATGATGTGGAGGAAGCCAGGATCCTTGGCGGCACCGTTGCCCTGCTCAATCAGGGCCGGCTGATTCAGCACGGCAGCCTGGCGCAAATGGCCTCCAATCCCGCCGATGAGTACGTGGCCAGCTTTTTAACCTCATCTACAGACGTATCATGA
- a CDS encoding thiamine pyrophosphate-dependent enzyme: MKQRAADVLIDVLSAHEVDRFFCVPGESYLSALDALSAHAGIKVVTCRHEGGAGFMALADARLTGRPGIALVSRGPGAMNAAIAVHTAQQDAVPLIIFIGQVERAHRHMAAFQEVNYEQVFGSMAKWVVEINDAQRLADQVATAFHRACSGTPGPVIVALPEDMLEDVIEVERAYRLPLPKAGASEASLKQVAGMIAQARRPLFIAGGLLKHAAGCKALQLAAEAFGIPVATAVRHADLLDNNHPLFAGHLAYGAPAALAQAVAEADLVIAVGTRLGDVTTQGYCFPAAPQPQQPLIHVWPDADALGALRRTDLGLVADPTTFLEALSNSAPAAIDEAHQAWSKKLHQVAQSLRQWEGPSDAADGVVFSSVVQAADQLLADDAIVTIDAGNFGGWVQRLLRFGAGRAMVAPSSGAMGYGVPAAVAASLRHPERQVICFVGDGGFLMTGNELATALQYGAHPVLIISDNGAYGTIRMHQEKHFPERVSATDLCNPDFAALARNFGAVGIAVEDSSQIEAALRTALASGQAAVISVRTSLQHISAAATIAQLRERARSGR; the protein is encoded by the coding sequence ATGAAGCAAAGAGCAGCAGATGTATTGATCGATGTGTTAAGTGCGCATGAGGTGGACCGGTTTTTTTGTGTGCCTGGCGAGAGTTATTTAAGTGCGCTGGATGCCCTGTCGGCGCATGCCGGCATCAAGGTGGTGACGTGTCGCCATGAAGGCGGCGCGGGCTTTATGGCGCTGGCCGACGCGCGGCTTACCGGCAGGCCGGGTATCGCGCTGGTCAGCCGCGGTCCGGGCGCGATGAATGCGGCGATCGCCGTACATACGGCGCAGCAGGATGCTGTTCCGCTGATTATATTCATAGGCCAGGTTGAAAGAGCACATCGCCATATGGCGGCGTTTCAGGAGGTCAATTATGAACAGGTATTCGGCAGCATGGCCAAGTGGGTGGTGGAAATCAATGATGCGCAGCGGCTGGCCGATCAGGTTGCCACGGCATTTCATCGAGCCTGCAGCGGCACGCCAGGGCCGGTGATCGTGGCATTGCCGGAAGATATGCTGGAGGATGTGATCGAGGTTGAGCGCGCATACCGTTTGCCGTTACCGAAAGCAGGCGCGTCGGAGGCCTCGCTCAAACAGGTGGCGGGCATGATTGCACAGGCACGTCGTCCCTTGTTCATTGCCGGCGGACTGCTTAAACATGCGGCCGGATGCAAGGCGTTGCAGCTTGCGGCTGAAGCGTTTGGCATACCGGTTGCGACGGCGGTGCGGCATGCCGATCTGCTCGATAATAACCACCCGTTGTTTGCCGGACATCTGGCCTATGGCGCACCGGCGGCGCTGGCGCAGGCGGTGGCCGAAGCCGATCTGGTGATCGCTGTGGGCACCCGTCTGGGCGATGTGACCACTCAGGGATATTGCTTTCCTGCGGCGCCTCAGCCGCAACAACCGCTGATTCACGTCTGGCCGGATGCGGATGCCCTTGGGGCCCTGCGCAGGACGGATCTGGGGCTGGTCGCTGACCCGACCACATTTCTGGAGGCGCTGAGCAATAGCGCACCGGCCGCAATCGATGAAGCGCATCAGGCCTGGAGCAAAAAACTGCATCAGGTGGCGCAATCTCTCAGACAGTGGGAAGGGCCGTCCGATGCTGCCGACGGCGTGGTGTTTTCGAGTGTGGTGCAGGCAGCCGACCAGTTGCTGGCCGATGACGCCATTGTCACGATTGATGCCGGTAACTTCGGTGGATGGGTACAGCGCCTGCTGCGGTTTGGCGCAGGCAGGGCTATGGTTGCGCCATCGTCAGGCGCGATGGGTTATGGCGTGCCGGCCGCCGTTGCCGCCAGTTTGCGCCATCCGGAGCGACAGGTCATCTGTTTTGTCGGCGATGGCGGGTTTTTAATGACAGGGAACGAGCTGGCGACGGCTCTTCAGTACGGAGCACATCCGGTACTGATTATTTCGGACAATGGCGCCTATGGCACGATCCGCATGCATCAGGAAAAGCATTTTCCTGAGCGGGTGAGCGCCACGGATCTTTGCAATCCTGATTTTGCTGCGCTGGCACGTAATTTCGGCGCCGTCGGCATTGCGGTAGAGGACAGCTCGCAGATTGAGGCGGCACTACGCACGGCACTTGCCAGCGGACAGGCTGCTGTTATTTCGGTACGCACCAGTTTGCAACATATATCGGCGGCAGCAACGATCGCACAATTGCGCGAACGAGCCCGTTCGGGCCGATGA
- a CDS encoding ABC transporter substrate-binding protein: protein MIYKAKQLSALKSVAMGMALAAALSCAPAAQAQTVTAVMQSGLRVMDPVISTAFMTRDHGYMIYDTLLGTDANFKIQPQMADWKASDDGKTYTFTLRDGLKWHDGAPVTSEDCVASIKRWAEKDSTGQVLMTMVDDIRVVDDKVFEISLKEPTSLLLQGLGKLSSRPAFMMPRRIAQTPSSQPITEYIGSGPFKFVQSAFRPGLKVVYERNDDYVPRSEPASWTAGAKVVNVEQVQWVAMPDQMTPINALMNDEIDFIQQVPFDLLPMVQDQDNIKVEVLDKLGAWTYFRFNHLHAPFNNRLIRQAAMYAVGQEDVLKALVGNPEYYKPCAAVFGCGNPNENDYGKDIVVPANIEKAKALLKQANYDGTPVVILQPTDIAMLSAQPVVIGDALRKAGFKVDMKTMDWQTVATQQSNQKAPADGGWNIFSTYSILATSGDPFGNTTIASNGKKAWAGWPDVPEIEALRLKYARAKDDAERKDITAQLQKQVIDEGVVAPLGQFLIPAAYSTKLSDVLPSPVTVFWNMKKSDK, encoded by the coding sequence ATGATATACAAGGCCAAGCAATTGAGCGCTTTGAAAAGTGTGGCAATGGGTATGGCATTGGCTGCCGCTTTGTCGTGCGCGCCGGCCGCTCAGGCGCAAACGGTGACGGCCGTGATGCAGTCCGGATTACGCGTGATGGATCCGGTTATCAGCACCGCCTTCATGACCCGGGACCATGGCTATATGATTTATGACACCTTGCTGGGAACGGACGCGAACTTCAAGATTCAGCCGCAAATGGCGGACTGGAAGGCATCGGACGATGGTAAGACATACACCTTTACCCTGCGGGACGGTCTTAAATGGCACGACGGCGCGCCGGTGACATCAGAGGACTGTGTCGCCTCCATTAAGCGCTGGGCCGAAAAGGATTCTACCGGTCAGGTGTTGATGACCATGGTGGATGATATTAGGGTTGTCGACGACAAAGTATTTGAAATCAGCCTGAAGGAACCGACCTCTTTATTACTTCAGGGACTGGGCAAACTCAGTTCACGGCCTGCGTTCATGATGCCCAGGCGTATTGCCCAGACGCCGTCTTCCCAGCCAATTACCGAGTATATCGGATCCGGGCCGTTCAAGTTCGTTCAGTCAGCGTTCCGGCCCGGGCTTAAGGTGGTGTACGAACGTAATGATGATTATGTGCCGCGTAGCGAACCCGCCAGCTGGACCGCAGGGGCAAAAGTGGTGAACGTCGAGCAGGTGCAGTGGGTGGCCATGCCAGACCAGATGACGCCCATTAATGCGCTGATGAATGATGAAATTGATTTTATCCAGCAAGTCCCGTTTGATCTCTTGCCCATGGTCCAGGATCAGGACAATATCAAGGTTGAGGTGCTGGATAAACTGGGCGCCTGGACATACTTCCGGTTCAATCATCTGCATGCGCCCTTCAATAACCGCTTGATTCGCCAGGCCGCCATGTATGCGGTCGGACAGGAAGATGTGCTGAAGGCGCTGGTTGGCAATCCTGAGTACTACAAACCCTGCGCGGCGGTGTTCGGTTGTGGCAATCCGAATGAAAACGACTATGGCAAGGATATCGTTGTGCCCGCCAATATCGAGAAAGCAAAGGCTTTACTCAAACAGGCCAACTATGATGGTACGCCCGTTGTGATTTTGCAGCCGACCGATATCGCCATGCTCTCCGCTCAGCCGGTGGTGATCGGCGACGCCTTGCGCAAGGCCGGTTTCAAGGTAGATATGAAGACCATGGACTGGCAGACCGTTGCGACTCAGCAAAGTAACCAGAAAGCGCCGGCCGATGGCGGATGGAATATCTTTTCTACATACAGCATTCTGGCTACCAGCGGAGATCCGTTCGGCAATACGACCATCGCTTCCAATGGCAAAAAAGCATGGGCGGGCTGGCCCGACGTGCCCGAGATCGAGGCGTTGCGGCTGAAGTATGCGCGAGCGAAAGATGATGCCGAGCGCAAGGATATCACTGCGCAGTTGCAAAAGCAGGTGATTGATGAAGGCGTGGTTGCGCCGCTGGGACAATTTCTGATCCCCGCCGCGTATAGCACCAAGCTGTCCGATGTGCTGCCATCGCCTGTCACTGTGTTCTGGAATATGAAAAAGTCCGATAAGTGA
- a CDS encoding glycine betaine ABC transporter substrate-binding protein, producing MVQRIVFVFLLLFSAPALAACASPVKFAALTWESGQFTSAVLRLITEHGYRCKTTEVPGSGPAQENALAQNDIQVIGEVWVGRSEVMNKALQEKKAAMVGDTLKGGAQQGWYVPDYVWEQNPQLRSYQDLERFSHLFLDSASGPKPRFMNCPSGWTCEIFNTRLLHTTGLDKTFDNVHPGTGAALDAEISSAYEQKKPLLFYYWQPTGLMAKYTFKALTFPENESECWNSLLEKDGDKNCVTGFPVSNLSVAVSTPFKEQHPDLMQFFEKIQFTPDQLNGAILQMTESKRDGARQAEQFIKDHPEVWQAWVSPEAASRLQAWTGQTTTASSIFPDWSIQDRLNSGLKSLVGSYGESFRQVSGFLTRYLLSPTVQALAAIPAWLMILLTAALAWHSTRSIIFAVACAIGLYVIGAFGLWVALLQTLALLICSVIITVVIGIPIGIFVAGRPRVYRVLQPVLDVMQTMPSFVYLIPVLMLFGLGNVPALFATIIYAIAPLIRLTALGILQISREMHETGTAFGTNRWQMLRWVILPLAKPSIMAGINQAIMMSLSMVVLASMIGAPGLGERVLEAVQTLNVGQGVQAGGAIVILAVIIDRITQAYGNRRRTR from the coding sequence ATGGTACAGCGCATCGTTTTTGTTTTTTTGCTCCTCTTCAGTGCGCCCGCACTTGCTGCGTGCGCCAGTCCGGTCAAATTCGCCGCGCTGACCTGGGAAAGCGGTCAATTCACCAGCGCGGTATTGCGCCTGATCACCGAACACGGCTACCGGTGCAAGACAACTGAAGTTCCGGGATCGGGCCCTGCCCAGGAAAATGCCCTGGCGCAGAACGATATCCAGGTCATTGGCGAAGTGTGGGTCGGGCGCTCCGAAGTGATGAATAAAGCGTTGCAGGAGAAGAAGGCCGCCATGGTGGGCGACACGCTCAAAGGCGGTGCACAGCAGGGCTGGTATGTGCCCGATTATGTCTGGGAGCAAAACCCGCAACTTCGCTCCTATCAGGATCTGGAACGGTTTTCACACTTGTTTCTGGATTCAGCCAGCGGCCCCAAACCACGCTTTATGAACTGCCCGTCCGGCTGGACATGTGAAATATTCAATACCCGCCTGTTGCATACGACGGGTCTGGACAAGACGTTCGATAATGTTCACCCGGGAACAGGCGCTGCACTGGATGCGGAAATTTCCTCTGCCTATGAACAGAAGAAGCCCCTGCTCTTTTATTACTGGCAGCCAACCGGGCTTATGGCTAAATACACATTCAAGGCGCTGACGTTTCCGGAAAATGAATCAGAATGCTGGAACAGTCTGCTGGAAAAGGACGGCGACAAGAATTGCGTTACCGGCTTTCCCGTCTCCAATCTGTCGGTTGCCGTTTCCACCCCCTTCAAGGAACAGCATCCGGATCTGATGCAATTCTTTGAAAAAATCCAGTTCACGCCCGATCAACTGAACGGCGCCATTCTGCAGATGACAGAAAGCAAGCGTGACGGTGCGCGGCAGGCGGAACAGTTCATCAAAGACCATCCCGAGGTGTGGCAGGCTTGGGTCAGCCCCGAAGCCGCCTCCCGATTGCAAGCGTGGACGGGGCAAACAACAACCGCAAGCAGCATCTTCCCAGACTGGTCCATACAGGACCGGCTCAATAGCGGTCTCAAGTCGCTGGTGGGCAGCTATGGCGAGTCGTTTCGACAGGTTAGCGGCTTTCTGACCCGCTACCTGCTTAGCCCAACGGTGCAGGCCCTTGCCGCGATTCCGGCCTGGCTGATGATTCTGCTTACTGCAGCCCTGGCCTGGCACAGCACACGTTCCATTATTTTTGCGGTGGCCTGCGCTATCGGGCTTTACGTGATCGGCGCCTTCGGCCTATGGGTGGCATTGCTGCAGACGCTGGCGCTGCTGATTTGTTCGGTCATTATTACAGTCGTCATTGGAATACCGATAGGGATATTCGTCGCCGGGCGACCGCGCGTGTACCGCGTGCTGCAGCCGGTGCTGGACGTCATGCAAACCATGCCCAGCTTTGTCTATCTTATTCCGGTGCTGATGCTTTTTGGGCTGGGCAATGTGCCCGCACTATTTGCAACAATCATTTACGCCATCGCGCCACTGATTCGCCTGACGGCGCTGGGTATTTTACAGATCAGTCGCGAGATGCATGAAACCGGCACCGCGTTTGGCACCAATCGCTGGCAAATGCTGCGCTGGGTCATTCTGCCGCTTGCCAAACCCAGCATCATGGCGGGTATCAACCAAGCCATTATGATGTCACTCTCCATGGTCGTACTGGCCTCCATGATCGGCGCACCGGGCCTTGGCGAACGGGTACTGGAGGCGGTGCAAACACTGAATGTCGGCCAGGGCGTACAGGCCGGTGGCGCCATTGTGATCCTGGCGGTCATTATTGATCGCATCACCCAGGCTTACGGTAACCGCAGGAGAACACGATGA
- a CDS encoding TfoX/Sxy family protein, producing MSVSRDFLEYVLDLLAPLGPVTTRRMFGSVGLYLDGRMFAIVSGEERFYVKRDDQTQEQFELAGCLPLTYARKEPDGTTKTIELSFYAPPESILDDRQQILKWAQLGVEAAARAPEKRKRKPSGGSPAASYRRRK from the coding sequence ATGAGTGTGTCCAGAGACTTTCTCGAGTACGTGCTGGATCTGCTGGCACCGCTGGGGCCGGTGACCACGCGCAGAATGTTCGGCAGTGTAGGCCTGTATCTGGACGGACGGATGTTTGCCATTGTCAGCGGCGAGGAGCGCTTCTATGTCAAGCGTGATGATCAGACTCAGGAACAGTTCGAGCTGGCGGGCTGTCTGCCCCTAACCTACGCCAGGAAAGAACCAGACGGCACCACAAAGACCATCGAGCTTTCTTTTTATGCGCCGCCCGAATCCATCCTGGACGATCGCCAGCAAATACTGAAATGGGCGCAACTTGGGGTGGAGGCGGCCGCACGTGCACCCGAAAAACGCAAGCGCAAGCCTTCCGGCGGCTCTCCTGCTGCGTCATACCGGCGCCGCAAATAA
- a CDS encoding TetR/AcrR family transcriptional regulator: MSRRENTERKLLNALEEQINETGMVGVGVNAVAKRAGVSKELIYRYFNGLPGLLLVWMQEQDFWTARAGLLRDEESSQQTPATLILSMLHAQIEALAGSESLREIRRWELIEVNEVTEKLAQRREKAARSFIDRVDGLTQEVDVPAVVSIMLAGVLYMMLRSKTESHFLGVSLRTNAGWQRLYAALEQIIQAGFPENLRTQALADLERSKSEGYLPGSRQ; this comes from the coding sequence ATGTCGCGTCGTGAAAACACAGAACGAAAGCTTTTAAACGCGCTGGAAGAGCAGATCAATGAAACGGGAATGGTGGGCGTGGGCGTCAATGCCGTTGCCAAACGGGCAGGGGTCAGCAAGGAACTGATTTACCGCTATTTCAATGGTTTGCCTGGCCTGTTACTGGTCTGGATGCAGGAACAGGATTTCTGGACTGCGCGCGCCGGGCTGCTCAGGGATGAAGAGTCCAGCCAGCAGACACCCGCTACCCTGATTCTGTCGATGTTGCATGCCCAGATCGAGGCGCTCGCAGGCAGCGAAAGCCTGCGGGAAATCCGACGCTGGGAGTTGATTGAAGTGAACGAGGTGACCGAGAAGCTGGCGCAGCGACGCGAGAAGGCGGCCCGGTCGTTTATTGATCGGGTAGACGGGTTGACACAGGAAGTGGACGTGCCGGCAGTCGTGAGCATTATGTTGGCCGGGGTGCTGTACATGATGTTGCGATCCAAGACAGAAAGCCATTTTCTGGGGGTGTCACTAAGGACGAATGCTGGCTGGCAGCGACTGTATGCGGCGCTTGAACAGATTATTCAGGCCGGATTTCCTGAAAACCTGCGAACGCAGGCGTTGGCCGATCTGGAACGAAGTAAGAGTGAAGGATATTTACCTGGAAGCAGACAATGA
- a CDS encoding DUF6963 family protein, producing MTIGIAASGANAGESVRAGVLAAELLGRGAIGGFAVFAAMLHDGRVCHCVTQNGGIGKLAIPDEWLQATRAAAISSGPDRPEPLQQFLPGFDGIGLVTGHRLPNRAGIDGEPLNRAVLRRLANGEMPQHAVDAVLHANAQSDAGLIAIDAQGYIGWGNSQRVAARADLGSFARSAGDRNLAILHNSIYFMRDMAEAVGSLAWQALSGEAGTYQLLSMPQAVALRQAQNDRIQLDSEGQIALIETAAAPVSDISGRFTAAYLGTPVWQAGRLIGHTISELIGLVEDGCVVRSLDPVSATVVMRRSMHVAS from the coding sequence ATGACAATTGGAATCGCCGCCAGTGGCGCCAACGCGGGAGAATCAGTACGTGCAGGTGTGCTTGCCGCAGAGTTGCTGGGCAGAGGCGCCATAGGCGGCTTTGCCGTCTTTGCGGCAATGTTGCACGACGGCAGGGTATGCCACTGTGTGACCCAAAACGGAGGCATCGGCAAACTGGCGATTCCGGACGAATGGTTGCAGGCTACAAGGGCCGCAGCGATTTCCAGCGGACCCGACAGACCCGAGCCGTTGCAGCAATTTCTGCCCGGCTTTGATGGTATCGGGCTGGTCACCGGTCATCGCTTGCCCAATCGTGCGGGAATCGATGGCGAGCCCCTGAATCGGGCCGTGTTGCGGCGTCTGGCCAATGGAGAAATGCCCCAGCACGCCGTGGATGCGGTGCTGCACGCGAATGCCCAAAGCGACGCGGGATTGATCGCTATTGATGCTCAGGGTTATATCGGCTGGGGCAATAGTCAGCGGGTGGCTGCAAGAGCGGATCTGGGCAGCTTTGCCCGCAGCGCAGGAGACAGGAATCTGGCCATTCTGCATAACTCAATTTATTTCATGCGTGATATGGCGGAGGCGGTAGGCAGTCTGGCCTGGCAGGCTTTGAGCGGCGAGGCCGGTACTTATCAATTGTTGTCTATGCCGCAGGCCGTTGCGCTGCGCCAGGCGCAAAACGACAGGATTCAGCTTGATTCGGAAGGGCAGATTGCCCTGATTGAAACGGCGGCAGCGCCGGTGTCGGATATATCAGGACGTTTTACGGCAGCGTATCTGGGGACGCCGGTCTGGCAAGCCGGTCGTCTGATCGGCCACACGATCAGCGAGCTGATCGGACTGGTAGAGGATGGCTGTGTCGTGCGCAGTCTGGATCCCGTTTCGGCAACGGTCGTCATGCGAAGGTCAATGCATGTCGCGTCGTGA
- a CDS encoding D-amino acid dehydrogenase, producing the protein MHIIVIGAGVIGMTSAYYLAQKGHRITVVDACAGPGQMTSMANGAQLSYSFVAPLAEPAVLGKLPGWLFDRQSPLSLHLRADPQQWRWAMAFLAACSSRKSRQTTAELLTLGLYSRQMMHQLMTDDMLTFDFSRSGKLLVYQDAAAYDAARKQMDYQATLGAQQQALDRQQCVRLEPALRGIEQQIVGGIFTQSEDAGDCMKLCLELERVLRQRAGPVDFVYNTPVVRLHHERGQVTRLQTQSGDMEADAYVIANGVGAQMLGRQAGFNPHIYPLKGYSLTYELTAQSEAPHVSVSDVHNKVVYARVGNRLRIAGMVDIGDTSGVIRMGRIASLRQAAERYLPALHPAGEPVAWAGLRPARPDSKPLIGRTPLRNLWMNAGQGALGFTLAAGSAALLANRLSGDSAPIADRLFAP; encoded by the coding sequence ATGCACATTATTGTGATCGGCGCCGGCGTCATCGGCATGACCAGCGCATATTATCTGGCTCAAAAAGGACATCGGATCACCGTCGTGGATGCATGTGCGGGTCCGGGGCAGATGACCAGCATGGCCAATGGCGCCCAATTGAGTTACAGCTTCGTTGCGCCGCTGGCCGAGCCGGCGGTGTTGGGCAAATTGCCGGGGTGGCTGTTTGACAGGCAATCACCCCTGTCATTGCACTTGCGTGCTGATCCGCAGCAATGGCGCTGGGCGATGGCATTTCTGGCTGCCTGCAGCAGTCGCAAAAGCCGGCAGACAACGGCTGAGCTGCTGACGCTGGGTTTGTACAGCAGACAAATGATGCATCAACTGATGACGGATGACATGTTGACATTTGATTTCAGCCGTTCCGGCAAGTTGCTGGTGTATCAGGATGCTGCAGCGTATGACGCCGCCAGAAAGCAGATGGACTATCAGGCGACGCTGGGCGCGCAGCAGCAAGCGCTGGACCGCCAGCAATGTGTGCGTCTGGAGCCCGCATTGCGTGGTATTGAGCAGCAGATTGTGGGCGGCATATTTACGCAGAGCGAAGACGCCGGCGATTGCATGAAGCTATGCCTTGAGCTGGAGCGGGTGCTGCGTCAGCGAGCCGGACCGGTTGATTTTGTTTACAACACTCCTGTCGTGCGCCTGCATCATGAGCGCGGTCAGGTGACGCGGTTGCAGACACAGTCGGGCGATATGGAGGCCGATGCTTATGTCATCGCCAACGGCGTTGGTGCACAGATGCTGGGGCGCCAGGCGGGCTTCAATCCCCATATTTATCCGCTGAAAGGTTACAGCCTGACGTACGAACTCACTGCACAAAGCGAGGCGCCGCATGTCAGTGTGAGCGACGTACATAATAAGGTTGTCTATGCCCGTGTGGGAAACCGCTTGCGTATTGCCGGCATGGTCGATATTGGCGATACATCGGGCGTGATCCGGATGGGTCGCATCGCCAGCCTGAGACAGGCGGCTGAACGGTATTTGCCCGCATTGCATCCTGCAGGCGAACCTGTAGCGTGGGCGGGGCTGCGTCCCGCCCGTCCGGACAGCAAACCGTTGATTGGCCGTACGCCCTTGCGCAATTTGTGGATGAACGCCGGCCAGGGCGCATTGGGCTTTACGCTTGCCGCGGGCAGCGCCGCCTTGCTGGCGAATCGGCTTTCAGGCGATTCGGCACCCATTGCCGATAGGCTTTTCGCCCCTTAA